DNA from Verrucomicrobiota bacterium:
TAAATTGTGGTTAGCGACAGAAACCAGCTGCACCGGGGTACGACAATCGGTCAGACAACGTAACAGGCGGAATCAATTCTGGAGTAGGCAACCCCAAGGGAGGTAATCGTCCGCTGGCCCCGCGAAGCGGTCGGTCCAAGTTCGATAAATAGGACTTGGTCATGTTCGTGATTAATAATCTCGTGCAGTGCGCGCTCGAATTTTATCCGGTCGGCATCGGTCAGGTCACATTCGAAAACGGAGAGCTGTAAGTGAGCACCGAACTTTTTGCAAGTCTCAAAAACCTTACGAAGCCGCTTTGGCTCGCGCACATCATAGCTTACAATGTACGTTGTCCGCATAACCCTTCAAATTCATTGTTGGATAACGGACAAATCAGCGGGTGGTAAAGGGAACATAATGGGCCAGTTCTCCCGTTAACGCCCGTGCCAGGAGCCGGAATTGGAGTTCGAAGGCCCTCCGGTAGCATACTTGGTAATCAAAGACCGGATGCCGGATCGTGGAGTTGAGCCGTTTTTCGTACACCTCGAAAAACACCTTACGTCCGGCCGGCGTCAGGTTGACGGCGTTACCGGCCCGCACAAAATCACGCGATGTTACCGAACCGTTGTTGATCGCAGTCAAGACCGCCGAGTCGGCGACGACGGCGCGAAATTCCTCCATCAGATCGAGCGCGAGCGCCGCCCGCCCGCACCGCGGTTGATGGTAAAAACCAACGTAAGGATCGAACCCGACCGTGTACGCTGCGATGGTGAAGTCTTTCGCCAGTAAACTGTACGCCAGAGATAGCAGCGCGTTGACGGGATCACGCGGCGGGCGCCGGTTACGCGTGCGGAAGTCGAACGTCAGTTCCGGGGCCGCGGAGTGCTCGTCATCAGCTGTCCGCCGGGGTTTAACCATGCCGCCGAAGTGCTCGAAATAGAGAGCCGCGGCAGCCCCTTCGACCCCGAGCAGCGCATCAAGGCTGTCCGCACGGTCGACATCGGCCTGGGCCTGTTGAAGGCGGCGCAGGACCGCCTCGGGCGGGTCGACGTGATTGCGCATCAGGAGCGTGCGCTGGTTACGGATCTTGCCCGCCACCATGCGTCGGGCCAGTGCCCGGCAGGTCACCGGATCGTCAGCGGCACGAAACTGCGCGATTCGAGTCATCACATTGGTCAAACTGTGTCCCCGAGCTATCGCGTAAAAGAAACCGCCGGTTGAGAAGTAGGTGATGGGGATGCCCGCCCCGCACAGGGCCTGGATCGTCTGGGTTGAGATCTGGATATTCCCGAACACGGCCAGGTGATTGACGTCCGTGATACGGATTTCCTGGATCACTTTGTCCTTTTCCTTGGCGATGAGGCGGCCCTGGCGCAGGCCGACGGTCATGCCGGGCGTGTTCAGGTACACGGCCCGGCGATCGTCCTGTGCGGCGATGAGCCGGCGCAACTCACCATTGTCCGAGCGACTTCCCGGGCGCGTTCTGCTGCGCGGAAGCTTTTCTCTGGGAAACGGTATCGGTGCATCATCGCCGTGCCC
Protein-coding regions in this window:
- the cas2 gene encoding CRISPR-associated endonuclease Cas2 translates to MRTTYIVSYDVREPKRLRKVFETCKKFGAHLQLSVFECDLTDADRIKFERALHEIINHEHDQVLFIELGPTASRGQRTITSLGVAYSRIDSACYVV
- the cas1 gene encoding CRISPR-associated endonuclease Cas1; its protein translation is MVNEFVYCPRLFYYEFVDGIFVPSADTLRGDSDHRRVDQGSGALPKPESSDPSRQITGGEADHQPDGEKNPSETIHSRSVQLGSDRLGVSAKLDLVELQVDGDGQSTAAPVEYKSGRPRQTDDGIEIWDADRVQLGLQMLILRENGYSCDVGILYYRETRQRVRLAWTGELERWIEEQVLGARQCASGPRPPPLENSPKCPRCSLAPICLPDETNWLREVIGSGEPTPAAGPGGPGANDEGTTATGRGDMPAEPGYKPPPRPPGSLARAGHGDDAPIPFPREKLPRSRTRPGSRSDNGELRRLIAAQDDRRAVYLNTPGMTVGLRQGRLIAKEKDKVIQEIRITDVNHLAVFGNIQISTQTIQALCGAGIPITYFSTGGFFYAIARGHSLTNVMTRIAQFRAADDPVTCRALARRMVAGKIRNQRTLLMRNHVDPPEAVLRRLQQAQADVDRADSLDALLGVEGAAAALYFEHFGGMVKPRRTADDEHSAAPELTFDFRTRNRRPPRDPVNALLSLAYSLLAKDFTIAAYTVGFDPYVGFYHQPRCGRAALALDLMEEFRAVVADSAVLTAINNGSVTSRDFVRAGNAVNLTPAGRKVFFEVYEKRLNSTIRHPVFDYQVCYRRAFELQFRLLARALTGELAHYVPFTTR